One window of the Streptomyces asoensis genome contains the following:
- a CDS encoding ADP-ribosyltransferase has translation MIITRVRRRVAAAVLSLGAVLATTAAVPAAAPAEAPAKARTKAAAPACPLFDDPVKAAADRQVDVPRITPAPVWRKTCGTLWRSDNRTPEVIFDEGFYPRDVVNGQYDIEKYVLDNQPSPYVSTTYDHDLYKRWKSNYNYYIDAPGGIDVNRTIGDGHKYADQVEVAFPGGVARQYILGACPVDKATKTEVLSGCVSNLNYVPWH, from the coding sequence ATGATCATCACTCGCGTCCGGCGGCGGGTCGCCGCCGCCGTCCTCTCCCTGGGTGCCGTCCTCGCGACCACGGCGGCCGTGCCCGCCGCCGCACCGGCCGAGGCTCCCGCCAAGGCGAGGACGAAGGCCGCCGCACCCGCCTGTCCCCTGTTCGACGACCCCGTCAAGGCCGCCGCCGACCGGCAGGTGGACGTCCCGCGCATCACTCCGGCACCGGTCTGGCGCAAGACCTGCGGCACGCTGTGGCGCAGCGACAACCGCACCCCCGAGGTCATCTTCGACGAGGGCTTCTACCCCAGGGACGTCGTCAACGGCCAGTACGACATCGAGAAGTACGTCCTCGACAACCAGCCCTCCCCGTACGTCTCCACGACCTACGACCACGACCTCTACAAGCGCTGGAAGTCGAACTACAACTACTACATCGACGCCCCGGGCGGCATCGACGTCAACCGCACCATCGGCGACGGCCACAAGTACGCCGACCAGGTCGAGGTGGCCTTCCCGGGCGGCGTCGCACGGCAGTACATCCTCGGCGCGTGTCCCGTCGACAAGGCCACGAAGACCGAGGTGCTCAGCGGCTGTGTGAGCAATCTGAACTACGTACCGTGGCACTGA
- a CDS encoding GNAT family N-acetyltransferase translates to MGNLRDILDAAARGVFPPPDGRTTVLPQASPRDAGVLSFTAHSVVFTDEDPEWVYETLRAADCDALAASMSPRFLTALLDRTGRVAETVDQLVVGSPLPGPPPLALTEIEDPDHPRVVSSRRRRDEVRVWAAEGGVVVLGRGVAGRLEVAVEVEEGVRHRGLGRALVGAARHLGGGEPVWAQISPGNARSTRAFQAAGYLPVGAEALLTVRREPGVGAVSATVRSSDCSHSR, encoded by the coding sequence GTGGGGAACCTGCGGGACATTCTCGACGCGGCCGCGCGCGGTGTCTTCCCTCCCCCCGACGGCCGCACGACCGTCCTCCCCCAGGCCTCCCCGCGTGACGCGGGCGTCCTCTCCTTCACCGCGCACTCGGTGGTCTTCACCGACGAGGACCCGGAGTGGGTGTACGAGACGCTGCGCGCCGCCGACTGCGACGCCCTCGCCGCGTCGATGAGCCCCCGGTTCCTGACGGCGCTGCTGGACCGTACGGGCCGGGTCGCGGAGACGGTCGACCAGCTGGTGGTCGGCTCCCCGCTGCCGGGCCCGCCGCCCCTCGCGCTCACCGAGATCGAGGACCCGGACCATCCCCGGGTGGTCAGCTCGCGCAGGCGGCGCGACGAGGTGCGGGTGTGGGCCGCGGAGGGGGGCGTGGTCGTCCTCGGGCGCGGGGTCGCGGGGCGGCTGGAGGTCGCCGTGGAGGTCGAGGAGGGCGTACGGCACCGGGGGCTGGGCCGGGCCCTGGTGGGCGCGGCGCGGCACCTGGGCGGGGGCGAGCCGGTGTGGGCGCAGATCTCGCCGGGGAACGCCCGCAGCACACGGGCGTTCCAGGCGGCGGGCTATCTGCCGGTCGGGGCGGAGGCGCTGCTCACCGTCCGGCGGGAGCCGGGCGTCGGGGCGGTCAGTGCCACGGTACGTAGTTCAGATTGCTCACACAGCCGCTGA
- a CDS encoding MerR family transcriptional regulator — MIDDGTGLFTIGELARSTGLTVRTIRYWSDEGVLTPVTRSAGGYRLYDAESAARLELIRTLRELGLGLADVRRVLIGERTVAEVAAAHVAALDAQIRSLRVTRAVLSSVARRGSTAEEMTLMNNLARLSAAERRRILQEFVDEMFHGLDLADPDIRERMRTSAMDLPEDPTPEQVDAWVELAEMVRDPEFRAQMRQAAEFNAADRAHEVPRGASMWFFKRLIELVGSAREQGIAPESPEADEVLGDLLGDTDRAAVLERMKATHNVRLARYRELMAVLKGATLSAHEEEFAWVVAALEVRTAS; from the coding sequence ATGATCGACGACGGCACCGGACTTTTCACCATCGGAGAGCTGGCCCGCTCCACCGGACTGACCGTGCGCACCATCCGCTACTGGTCCGACGAGGGCGTCCTGACCCCGGTGACCCGCTCGGCCGGCGGCTACCGCCTCTACGACGCCGAGTCCGCCGCCCGGCTGGAACTGATCCGCACCCTGCGCGAGCTGGGCCTCGGCCTGGCCGATGTGCGCCGGGTGCTGATCGGGGAGCGGACGGTCGCGGAGGTCGCGGCGGCGCATGTGGCGGCGCTGGACGCGCAGATCCGCTCGCTGCGGGTGACTCGCGCGGTGCTGTCGTCCGTGGCGCGACGCGGTTCGACCGCAGAGGAGATGACCCTGATGAACAATCTGGCCCGGCTTTCGGCAGCGGAGCGCAGGCGGATTCTTCAGGAGTTCGTGGACGAGATGTTCCACGGGCTCGACCTGGCCGACCCGGACATCCGGGAGCGGATGCGCACGAGCGCGATGGATCTGCCGGAGGACCCGACACCCGAGCAGGTGGACGCCTGGGTCGAACTGGCCGAGATGGTGCGGGACCCGGAGTTCCGGGCCCAGATGCGGCAGGCGGCCGAGTTCAACGCCGCCGACCGGGCGCACGAAGTCCCTCGCGGGGCGTCCATGTGGTTCTTCAAGCGGCTGATCGAGCTGGTGGGCAGCGCCCGTGAGCAGGGGATCGCCCCGGAGTCCCCGGAGGCCGACGAGGTGTTGGGGGACCTCCTCGGCGACACCGACCGGGCGGCCGTGCTGGAGCGCATGAAGGCGACCCACAACGTGCGCCTGGCCCGGTATCGGGAGCTGATGGCGGTCCTGAAGGGGGCCACGCTCTCGGCCCACGAGGAGGAGTTCGCCTGGGTGGTCGCCGCACTGGAGGTTCGCACGGCCAGCTAA
- a CDS encoding EF-hand domain-containing protein: protein MADIEEARKEFQRIDTDGDGFITAAEFKTALAQGGDWNVTESVAEVIIKSRDLDGDKLLSFDEFWAHLNK from the coding sequence GTGGCCGACATCGAAGAAGCGCGCAAGGAGTTCCAGCGGATCGACACGGACGGTGACGGCTTCATCACCGCGGCCGAGTTCAAGACCGCTCTGGCCCAGGGGGGTGACTGGAACGTCACCGAGTCGGTCGCCGAGGTCATCATCAAGAGCCGCGACCTCGACGGTGACAAGCTCCTCTCGTTCGACGAGTTCTGGGCGCACCTGAACAAGTGA
- a CDS encoding NADPH-dependent F420 reductase: MCIESESTRSRKARPLMKIGIIGAGNIGGNLTRRLSALGHDVSVANSRGPQTLKELAEETGATPVTVEEAARGAEVVVITIPVKAVPSLPSGILEGAADDVAVIDTNNYYPQQRDGRIAEIEDEGLAESRWTERRIGHPVIKAFNGTYAQDILDRPLAAGDPDRIALPVAGDDEAAKAKVRALIDELGFDTVDTGGIDDSWRQQPDTPVYGLRAGTEAVTKALAEASPERPATFRG, from the coding sequence ATGTGCATCGAATCTGAATCGACTCGGTCCCGGAAGGCAAGGCCTCTCATGAAGATCGGCATCATCGGCGCGGGCAACATCGGCGGCAACCTCACCCGGCGCCTCAGCGCGCTCGGCCACGACGTCTCCGTCGCGAACTCCCGCGGCCCGCAGACGCTCAAGGAGCTCGCCGAGGAGACGGGAGCGACCCCCGTCACCGTCGAGGAGGCGGCGCGCGGTGCCGAGGTCGTGGTGATCACGATTCCGGTCAAGGCGGTCCCGAGCCTGCCGTCCGGCATCCTGGAGGGCGCGGCCGACGACGTGGCCGTCATCGACACCAACAACTACTACCCGCAGCAGCGCGACGGCCGGATCGCGGAGATCGAGGACGAGGGTCTCGCCGAGAGCCGCTGGACGGAACGCCGCATCGGCCACCCGGTGATCAAGGCCTTCAACGGCACCTACGCCCAGGACATCCTGGACCGCCCGCTCGCCGCGGGTGACCCCGACCGCATCGCGCTCCCGGTGGCCGGCGACGACGAGGCGGCGAAGGCGAAGGTACGCGCCCTGATCGACGAGCTCGGCTTCGACACCGTCGACACGGGCGGCATCGACGACTCCTGGCGCCAGCAGCCCGACACCCCCGTCTACGGGCTGCGGGCCGGCACCGAGGCGGTCACCAAGGCCCTGGCCGAGGCGAGCCCGGAACGCCCGGCGACCTTCCGCGGCTAG